TTCAGGAGCAGTCACGACGGGACCTGTGACTGTTCCTCTTGTTGTGGCTTTGGGAATTGGAATTTCCAAAGTAGCAGAAAAAAACGAACAAAGTAGTGCTTATGGTGTTGTGACACTTGCTTCCCTTTTTCCTGTACTTTCTGTATTTATTGTTGGAATGTATTTTTCCGAAAAATTACCGAAACCCATGTCAGAAGAGATTTTTTTCAAACAAGGGATTACTTTAGCGCAAGCAAAACTTCTGCTAGGTGATTCTCAAGGGTTTCCTCCGATAAAAAAACATTCCTTAGTCGGGAATCCATCTTCATCGGAATTCTATCAAAAGGCAAAAGATAGTATCTCAAATGCCTTACAAATGGCGATGCGAGCAATCCTTCCTTTATCCATTTTTTTATTATTGTTTTTGACTTTTGTTATCAGAGAAAAAATCCCCTATCCCGAGGAAGTTTTTTTAGGAATTGTATTTTCTGTCATTGGACTTTCCATCTTCAACTTCGGAATTATATTTGGACTGAACAAACTAGGAGACCAAGTCGGAGGAAAACTTCCCTCCACATTTCGTTCTATTGAACTCGTTGACTCTACAAAGTTCATTCCTAACTTCAATCCCAAGTCGGTGTTAAAGGCGGTGAACGAGGAAGGCAAAGAAGAAAAGTTTTTTTATCTGAAAGAACGTAAATCCTATACGGGTATTCCTTACCACGAAGAAAACTGGAATTCAAAAACTAAGGTCTATGAATATGTTCCTATTCATGGACCAATTTTCGGCAAAGAAGACAATTTACTTGGATACTTAGTTGTTTTAGTATTTGCTTTCTTTTTGGGATACAGTGCCACTCTCGCAGAACCAGCATTATCTGCTTTAGGAAATACAGTCGAAGAAACAACTGTAGGAACTTTTCGAAAATCCCTCCTCATCCAATCAGTCGCAGTAGGTGTTGGGCTTGGGACCTTACTTGGAATGCTAAAGATTTTACTCGAAATTCCTCTTGTTTGGATCTTAGTCCCAGTTTATCTTTCTCTCCTGATTTTAAATACCTTTAGTAAATCAGAATTTATCGACATTGCTTGGGATAGTGCTGGTGTCACCACAGGACCCATCACAGTTCCCCTCATCATTGCTATGGGACTTGGAATCGGGAACCAAATGGGAACGGTGGATGGATTTGGAGTCCTTGCCGCTGCTTCTGCCTTCCCTATCCTTTCCGTTTTACTTATGGGAATGATTGTGGAAAAATCTCGCAAACTCTCATTACGTGATTCGGAACTAAAAGAGAAATAATATGAATTCTAAAAGAAAAGCCACAAGAATCACGGCAATTGTTCATAGAGACCTCACTGACCATGTAGTCTCTGCTTTAAAAAGATATAAAATCCACTATTTCCACATGGAGGCGGGAAGGTATCCTGTCCTTGCAAAACGAGGTTGGTTGTTATTCGACTTTTACCAAAACCATTCCATCATCGATACGCCTGTTACCATTTTTGAAGTCATCTCTGAACCTATTGCAGAAAACTTTTTGCTTACCTTATTCCGTGATGCAGCAGAACTAAACATTCCAGGACATGGAACTGTGTATTCAGAAACCATCGACTTACATAGTCCTATTCCGATAGATTATATCTTTACAACGGATGAAAAAAACAAAGCCATTGGTTTTTCTGGACTTACGGGAATATTTTGTATCCTTCCACGCGGATCAGCAGAACCAATCGCCAGGTTGGTATTACAAAACGGAGTGGCAGTTCCTACCATTAGTTATGGAACGGGAACTGGTTTACGTGATAAGCTGGGACTACTAAGAATCACCATTCCCAAAGAAAAAGAAATTTTAAAACTCATCGTCCACTCGTCTGACGCGGAACATGCGATGGATTTTATCATTGAAGTGGGTAGACTTGATCTTCCTGGGAGGGGGTTTATTTTTGAATTTCCGGTGGGTCGGGGTTTACTCAATACCAAGGTCAGTTTAGAAGGGCCAAAACAAGCTGCCAGCATGGACCAAATCATATCCGCATTAGATCAGTTATACGGAAACATGGATTGGAGAAAAAAATCCAATCAATTTCGACAATCCACTCGCCAGAGAAATTATTTTGAAGGAGTGAATGTGGTCCTAAACTGTAAGGAGGAATCCATCGAATCCGCACTTGTGAGTTTACGAAAAGTGGGGGTTTCTAGTTCCACAATTTCACTGAACAAACTCATCCATTCTCAGAATGAAAAAAATGCATTCACTCCGGCAAGAGAGGTGGCAAATCTCCTGATCCCCAAAAAAAATCTTTCCGAAGTGATCTCTGAATTAGAAGAAATTGGTTTTTTCGGAGAAGAAACGGAAGGAATGGCCTACACGATTGAGATCCCCAGGGCCTTCTCTTACCAATCCAAACTTACCACAAAGAAATAAAAAACCCCTCACCACGGATGGATCCGATAGGGAGGGGAACTATCAGATAATGCAATTATCGCATTACCTTTGTATGTTGATCATATTTTCCTGATCAACAATATGAAAAATGGATT
The sequence above is drawn from the Leptospira sp. WS4.C2 genome and encodes:
- a CDS encoding DUF1538 domain-containing protein, coding for MARNEKEESIQIGFRETITLIIPYFQKKLWGQIKAVIWIVLYLTLFQLFVLRIPIKEAGLITFGISAVVLGLTFFLEGLFLGLMPLGEALGLRLPQKLGIFSIMLFSVLMGVGATLAEPAISILRACGSKVAPWDAPLLYFLLNEGSLYLYFSIAIGVGVSVVFGMLRFLFGFSLTKILVPTVFLLLGVSIYAYFDENLQFISGLAWDSGAVTTGPVTVPLVVALGIGISKVAEKNEQSSAYGVVTLASLFPVLSVFIVGMYFSEKLPKPMSEEIFFKQGITLAQAKLLLGDSQGFPPIKKHSLVGNPSSSEFYQKAKDSISNALQMAMRAILPLSIFLLLFLTFVIREKIPYPEEVFLGIVFSVIGLSIFNFGIIFGLNKLGDQVGGKLPSTFRSIELVDSTKFIPNFNPKSVLKAVNEEGKEEKFFYLKERKSYTGIPYHEENWNSKTKVYEYVPIHGPIFGKEDNLLGYLVVLVFAFFLGYSATLAEPALSALGNTVEETTVGTFRKSLLIQSVAVGVGLGTLLGMLKILLEIPLVWILVPVYLSLLILNTFSKSEFIDIAWDSAGVTTGPITVPLIIAMGLGIGNQMGTVDGFGVLAAASAFPILSVLLMGMIVEKSRKLSLRDSELKEK